A genomic region of Nitrospirota bacterium contains the following coding sequences:
- a CDS encoding bifunctional riboflavin kinase/FAD synthetase, whose amino-acid sequence MEIIKTLDQTLSFPNPVVTIGNFDGVHRGHQKIFRRVVEKAREIGGTPIAITFTPHPVRVLAPERGLKLINTLEDKRELIARTGIEALICISFDREFARTEPDSFIRDVLVEKLGACWVIVGHSYSFGKGKKGTTAMLRLRGKKYGFKVSVVRYATVTGDVVSSSRIRSLVLRGRVCETARMLGRAYHINGTVIKGAGRGGPLLHTPTANLLTPNELIPKEGVYAVRVSLSEPAAGDCMPAGAGTPVRVCDGVANIGANPTFGDTGMSCEVHLFDFNRNLVGEAIRLHFIDWIRDERKFSGARELEEHIKRDIETSREILARKTPPLYL is encoded by the coding sequence AGAAGATATTCAGGCGCGTTGTCGAGAAGGCCCGGGAGATCGGCGGCACTCCCATCGCCATCACCTTCACCCCCCACCCGGTGCGCGTGCTGGCGCCGGAGCGCGGGCTGAAGCTCATCAATACCCTCGAGGACAAGCGGGAGCTCATTGCCCGCACCGGTATCGAGGCCCTCATCTGCATCAGCTTCGACCGCGAGTTCGCCCGTACCGAGCCTGACTCCTTCATACGGGACGTTCTCGTCGAGAAGCTCGGCGCATGCTGGGTCATCGTCGGCCACAGCTACTCGTTCGGCAAAGGCAAGAAGGGGACGACCGCCATGCTCCGGCTCCGCGGAAAGAAGTATGGATTCAAGGTCTCGGTCGTGCGCTATGCGACCGTGACCGGCGATGTCGTCAGCAGCAGCAGGATCCGGAGCCTGGTGCTGCGCGGCCGGGTGTGCGAGACGGCCCGGATGCTGGGCAGGGCTTACCACATCAACGGCACGGTCATTAAAGGCGCGGGCAGGGGCGGACCACTGCTCCATACCCCGACCGCCAACCTCCTCACCCCGAACGAGCTGATCCCGAAAGAGGGGGTATACGCGGTGCGCGTATCGCTCTCCGAACCTGCGGCAGGAGACTGCATGCCTGCAGGCGCCGGTACGCCGGTCCGGGTCTGCGACGGCGTCGCGAACATCGGCGCCAATCCCACCTTCGGCGACACCGGCATGAGCTGCGAGGTGCATCTCTTCGACTTCAACAGGAACCTGGTAGGGGAAGCGATACGGCTTCACTTCATCGACTGGATACGGGACGAAAGGAAGTTCTCCGGCGCCCGGGAGCTGGAGGAACACATAAAGAGAGATATCGAAACGAGCAGAGAAATCCTCGCCCGAAAGACGCCCCCCCTATATCTTTAG